One Rouxiella sp. S1S-2 genomic window, TAACAGGTGCCGGTCAGGGTATCGGACGTGCAATTGCACTGCGTTTGGCAAAGGAGGGTTTTGCCATTGCGGTTGTGGACTTTAACGCCGAGACGGCAAAAAAAGTGGCGGAAGAAATCAACCACGCGGGCGGTAAAGCTATCGCCCACGTCGCGGATGTTTCTAACCGCGAACAGGTATTCTCTGCCGTCGAGGCTGCGACCAAACAGCTCGGCGGATTCGACGTCATCGTTAACAACGCCGGTATTGCCCCTACAACGCTCATTGAAGACATTACGCCTGAAATAGTTGATAAAGTTTATAACATCAACGTCAAAGGCGTTATCTGGGGTATTCAGGCGGCGGTCAAAGCCTTCAAATCTCTCGGCCACGGCGGCAAAATAATTAATGCCTGCTCTCAGGCGGGCCACGTGGGTAACCCTGAGTTGGCCATTTATAGCTCCAGTAAATTTGCCGTTCGCGGTTTGACGCAAACTGCGGCGCGCGACCTGGCGCCACTAGGGATCACGGTCAATGGTTACTGCCCTGGGATTGTTAAAACGCCGATGTGGGAAGAGATCGACCGTCAAGTTTCTGCGGCAGCGGGTAAACCTGTAGGTTACGGCACCCAGGAATTCGCTAAAAACATCACGCTGAAACGCCTTTCAGAGCCGGAGGATGTGGCTGGCTGCGTTGCTTATCTGGCGAGCGCCGACTCGGACTACATGACCGGCCAGTCGCTGCTGATTGACGGTGGCATGGTGTTCAACTAATCCCGTTTACCCTCCTCGACTCAATCGACCTGTGTGCCGCAAAGGAATGCAGGTCTCTTTCACCGCGAGTCTCGCTTGAATCTCCTGCTGATGCCGCTGATAAACCAGAATAAGCATATACTTTTTGATTCGTTGCCATTTTTTGAGCCATCATAAAAACTTCGTTCATTCCTAAATCCGCAATTCTACACTTTCAAGTCAATAAGGCGCGGCAATGACAGCTCACACTCTCCCCCAACCCGAGTACAGCCGCAATATGCGACTGATTGGTCACAGCAATCAGGGGGGTAAACCTGACGGCGTGCAGGTGATGGTCCATCGCGGCTATGCCTATATAGGGCACATGGTGTCGCAGGGGTTTTCTATTGTTGACGTTCGCGACCCCAAAAATCCCCGCGATGCCGGTTTTGTTGCAGCCCCAGCGGGAACCTGGAACGTGCATTTACAGGCGCATGACGATCTTTTACTGGTGATAAATGCCCGCGATTTGTTCGCCGACGTCCGTTTTGCCGATGAAAAAGTCTATTACACCCGTTCAGTAAGCGAGACCGTACAGGGCAGCAACGCACGCGGCTGGAGTGCCGGTGTGCGCATTTTCGACATTTCAA contains:
- a CDS encoding (S)-acetoin forming diacetyl reductase; translated protein: MSNNGKVALVTGAGQGIGRAIALRLAKEGFAIAVVDFNAETAKKVAEEINHAGGKAIAHVADVSNREQVFSAVEAATKQLGGFDVIVNNAGIAPTTLIEDITPEIVDKVYNINVKGVIWGIQAAVKAFKSLGHGGKIINACSQAGHVGNPELAIYSSSKFAVRGLTQTAARDLAPLGITVNGYCPGIVKTPMWEEIDRQVSAAAGKPVGYGTQEFAKNITLKRLSEPEDVAGCVAYLASADSDYMTGQSLLIDGGMVFN